In the genome of Vicia villosa cultivar HV-30 ecotype Madison, WI linkage group LG7, Vvil1.0, whole genome shotgun sequence, one region contains:
- the LOC131620425 gene encoding probable leucine-rich repeat receptor-like serine/threonine-protein kinase At3g14840 isoform X2, with protein MGCSYSLPTMAFFFFFRLFLLLPFFFHSFSLGATLHDDEVKALIDIAKTLGKNDWNFSVDPCSGRNNWISTTQSPGFENAVTCNCSFQNNTLCHVVSVVLKAQNLSGTLPPDLVRLPFLQEIDLTLNYLNGTIPKELATLSLVNISFYGNRLSGPIPKEFGNIPSLRSLVLEFNQLSGNLPPELGSLNKIERLLLSSNNFTGVLPATFAKLTALKQFQFSGAIPNFIQNWKNLEMLVIRGSGLSGPIPSGISLLKNLTDLTITDLNGSDSPFPQLENMSKLSMLVLRSCYIIGAMPKDLGKLINLKWIDLNNNKLSGPIPASFRDRQNVKMLFLSGNQLTGSVPDWIDKPNSVDLSYNNFTITNSEQQACQQRNVNMFASYLKGNSLGNISCLENYQCPTTWYSLYINCGGKSITFGNKTYDDDSNDMGLARYRQLGTNWALITSGKFFGSNHADYYKWSNATKLSVINDPELYMDARVSPNSLNYYGFCLGNGNYTVNLHFAEIMFSDDKTFSSIGRRVFDIYIQRKLVEKDFDIAKEAGGVGKAVVKSFTATVTSNGLEIRLYWAGKGTTTIPFGSVYGPLISAISVDHNFTPPSENNRSIPVGVEAAIVVVGAIVIIFVISIIWWKGCLTQKCLGGRGKKSFASESGLLTLRQIKVATNNFDESFKIGEGGFGPVYKGVLPDGTIVAIKQLSSKSTQGSREFINEIGMISTLQHPNLVKLYGFCMEDDQLLLIYEYMENNSLAHALFAKKQDLENRQLRLDWKTRKRICIDISKGLAYLHGESKIKIIHRDIKATNVLLDKDLNPKISDFGLAKLNEDDKTHMNTRIAGTYGYMAPEYAMHGYLTEKADVYSFGIVVLEIVSGTSNTVIHPQEECFSLLDWVHLLKEKDNLMELVDQRLGGDFKKEEVTTMINVALVCTSFSPSLRPSMSLVVSMLEGRTDVQEVVAESTEVLDDKKYKVMQQYYKQRGESSTSEVQSVTTDESNALISDTDSSYWEPRNNQSYKTM; from the exons ATGGGATGCTCTTATTCATTACCAACAAtggctttctttttcttcttccgtCTCTTTTTACTCCTTCCTTTCTTCTTTCATTCGTTTTCTCTCGGAGCCACTCTTCACGACGATGAAG TGAAAGCTTTGATAGACATAGCCAAAACACTTGGGAAGAATGATTGGAACTTCAGTGTAGATCCATGTAGTGGAAGGAACAACTGGATATCGACAACTCAATCACCAGGTTTTGAAAATGCTGTTACTTGCAATTGCTCTTTTCAAAATAACACTCTCTGCCATGTTGTTAGCGT TGTCCTCAAAGCACAAAACCTTTCTGGTACTCTTCCACCTGATCTTGTGAGGTTGCCTTTTCTCCAAGAAAT TGACCTAACCCTCAACTATCTTAATGGAACAATCCCTAAAGAATTGGCTACATTAAGTCTTGTAAACAT TTCCTTCTATGGAAATCGTCTATCCGGTCCAATTCCAAAGGAGTTTGGAAACATCCCCTCTCTCAGAAGCTT GGTATTGGAATTCAACCAACTATCAGGAAATCTTCCTCCTGAACTTGGGAGTCTTAACAAGATTGAAAGACT GCTTCTTTCCTCCAACAACTTCACTGGAGTGTTACCTGCAACATTTGCTAAGCTCACTGCATTGAAGCAATT TCAATTCTCTGGAGCAATACCCAACTTTATACAGAACTGGAAAAATCTTGAGATGCT GGTGATCCGAGGGAGCGGTTTGAGTGGACCAATTCCTTCTGGAATTTCACTTCTGAAAAATCTCACTGACTT AACTATTACTGACTTGAATGGATCTGATTCACCTTTTCCACAACTTGAAAATATgtcaaagttgtcaatgtt AGTGTTGAGAAGTTGCTATATCATTGGAGCAATGCCCAAGGATCTTGGAAAGTTAATTAATCTGAAATGGAT AgacctcaacaacaacaaattaagTGGACCAATCCCGGCAAGCTTCCGTGATCGACAGAACGTGAAAATGCT ATTTTTATCTGGGAATCAGTTGACGGGGTCGGTGCCTGACTGGATAGATAAACCAAACTCTGT AGACCTGTCATATAATAACTTCACTATAACAAACTCTGAGCAGCAGGCTTGTCAGCAAAGAAATGT GAACATGTTTGCATCTTATTTGAAGGGAAACAGCTT AGGAAATATTTCCTGTTTGGAAAACTATCAATGTCCTACAA CTTGGTACTCTCTCTATATAAATTGTGGTGGAAAGAGCATAACGTTTGGAAATAAGACATATGATGATGATTCAAATGACATGGGACTAGCAAGGTATCGTCAATTAGGAACAAACTGGGCACTTATAACTTCGGGTAAATTCTTTGGTAGCAACCACGCTGACTACTACAAATGGTCTAATGCAACAAAGCTTTCTGTCATCAACGATCCTGAACTTTACATGGATGCACGTGTTTCTCCAAATTCTCTAAATTATTATGGATTCTGCCTTGGAAATGGAAACTACACTGTAAATCTCCATTTTGCAGAAATAATGTTCAGTGATGATAAAACATTTAGCAGCATTGGAAGACGTGTGTTTGACATCTACATTCAG AGAAAGTTGGTGGAGAAGGATTTCGATATTGCAAAAGAGGCAGGTGGAGTTGGCAAGGCAGTCGTTAAAAGTTTTACTGCTACTGTGACTAGTAATGGGTTGGAGATTCGCTTATATTGGGCTGGAAAAGGAACAACTACTATCCCATTTGGATCAGTATATGGTCCTCTTATATCAGCTATATCAGTTGATCATA ACTTTACACCTCCGTCGGAAAATAATAGAAGCATTCCTGTAGGGGTTGAGGCTGCCATTGTGGTTGTAGGAGCAATTGTTATCATCTTTGTAATTAGCATAATATGGTGGAAGGGATGTTTAACACAAAAGTGTTTAGGGGGGAGAG GGAAAAAGAGTTTTGCTTCAGAAAGTGGCTTATTGACCTTACGGCAAATCAAAGTAGCAACAAACAACTTTGATGAATCCTTCAAGATTGGAGAAGGAGGATTTGGCCCGGTTTACAAG GGAGTTCTGCCAGATGGCACAATAGTAGCGATTAAGCAGCTATCTTCTAAATCAACTCAAGGATCTCGTGAATTTATTAATGAGATAGGCATGATTTCTACTTTACAACACCCTAATCTTGTTAAGCTTTATGGCTTCTGTATGGAAGATGATCAGTTGTTGTTGATATATGAATACATGGAAAACAATAGCCTTGCTCATGCTTTATTTG CCAAGAAACAAGACCTAGAAAATCGTCAATTGAGATTGGATTGGAAAACGAGGAAGAGGATTTGTATTGATATATCTAAAGGTTTAGCCTACCTTCACGGAGAGTCAAAAATAAAGATCATTCATAGGGACATCAAGGCCACTAATGTATTGCTAGATAAAGACCTCAACCCCAAGATATCTGATTTTGGTTTGGCAAAACTCAATGAAGATGACAAAACCCACATGAACACCAGAATAGCTGGCACTTA TGGATACATGGCTCCTGAGTATGCTATGCATGGTTATTTGACGGAAAAAGCAGATGTTTATAGTTTTGGAATCGTTGTGTTGGAAATTGTTAGCGGAACAAGCAACACCGTTATCCATCCTCAGGAGGAATGCTTCTCTCTTCTTGATTGG GTGCACCTTTTGAAGGAAAAAGATAACCTAATGGAGCTCGTTGATCAGAGATTGGGCGGAGACTTCAAGAAAGAGGAGGTAACGACGATGATCAATGTGGCTCTTGTATGCACTAGTTTTTCTCCATCGCTCAGGCCCTCCATGTCTTTAGTAGTTAGCATGCTTGAAGGAAGAACAGATGTTCAAGAAGTGGTAGCAGAATCAACTGAGGTATTGGATGATAAGAAGTATAAGGTGATGCAACAATACTACAAACAGAGGGGAGAAAGTAGCACAAGTGAAGTTCAAAGCGTCACAACAGATGAATCTAATGCCCTTATTTCTGATACAGATTCTTCATACTGGGAACCAAGAAATAATCAAAGCTATAAAACTATGTAA
- the LOC131620425 gene encoding probable leucine-rich repeat receptor-like serine/threonine-protein kinase At3g14840 isoform X4 gives MGCSYSLPTMAFFFFFRLFLLLPFFFHSFSLGATLHDDEVKALIDIAKTLGKNDWNFSVDPCSGRNNWISTTQSPGFENAVTCNCSFQNNTLCHVVSVVLKAQNLSGTLPPDLVRLPFLQEIDLTLNYLNGTIPKELATLSLVNISFYGNRLSGPIPKEFGNIPSLRSLLLSSNNFTGVLPATFAKLTALKQFRIGDSQFSGAIPNFIQNWKNLEMLVIRGSGLSGPIPSGISLLKNLTDLTITDLNGSDSPFPQLENMSKLSMLVLRSCYIIGAMPKDLGKLINLKWIDLNNNKLSGPIPASFRDRQNVKMLFLSGNQLTGSVPDWIDKPNSVDLSYNNFTITNSEQQACQQRNVNMFASYLKGNSLGNISCLENYQCPTTWYSLYINCGGKSITFGNKTYDDDSNDMGLARYRQLGTNWALITSGKFFGSNHADYYKWSNATKLSVINDPELYMDARVSPNSLNYYGFCLGNGNYTVNLHFAEIMFSDDKTFSSIGRRVFDIYIQRKLVEKDFDIAKEAGGVGKAVVKSFTATVTSNGLEIRLYWAGKGTTTIPFGSVYGPLISAISVDHNFTPPSENNRSIPVGVEAAIVVVGAIVIIFVISIIWWKGCLTQKCLGGRGKKSFASESGLLTLRQIKVATNNFDESFKIGEGGFGPVYKGVLPDGTIVAIKQLSSKSTQGSREFINEIGMISTLQHPNLVKLYGFCMEDDQLLLIYEYMENNSLAHALFAKKQDLENRQLRLDWKTRKRICIDISKGLAYLHGESKIKIIHRDIKATNVLLDKDLNPKISDFGLAKLNEDDKTHMNTRIAGTYGYMAPEYAMHGYLTEKADVYSFGIVVLEIVSGTSNTVIHPQEECFSLLDWVHLLKEKDNLMELVDQRLGGDFKKEEVTTMINVALVCTSFSPSLRPSMSLVVSMLEGRTDVQEVVAESTEVLDDKKYKVMQQYYKQRGESSTSEVQSVTTDESNALISDTDSSYWEPRNNQSYKTM, from the exons ATGGGATGCTCTTATTCATTACCAACAAtggctttctttttcttcttccgtCTCTTTTTACTCCTTCCTTTCTTCTTTCATTCGTTTTCTCTCGGAGCCACTCTTCACGACGATGAAG TGAAAGCTTTGATAGACATAGCCAAAACACTTGGGAAGAATGATTGGAACTTCAGTGTAGATCCATGTAGTGGAAGGAACAACTGGATATCGACAACTCAATCACCAGGTTTTGAAAATGCTGTTACTTGCAATTGCTCTTTTCAAAATAACACTCTCTGCCATGTTGTTAGCGT TGTCCTCAAAGCACAAAACCTTTCTGGTACTCTTCCACCTGATCTTGTGAGGTTGCCTTTTCTCCAAGAAAT TGACCTAACCCTCAACTATCTTAATGGAACAATCCCTAAAGAATTGGCTACATTAAGTCTTGTAAACAT TTCCTTCTATGGAAATCGTCTATCCGGTCCAATTCCAAAGGAGTTTGGAAACATCCCCTCTCTCAGAAGCTT GCTTCTTTCCTCCAACAACTTCACTGGAGTGTTACCTGCAACATTTGCTAAGCTCACTGCATTGAAGCAATT TCGAATTGGTGACAGTCAATTCTCTGGAGCAATACCCAACTTTATACAGAACTGGAAAAATCTTGAGATGCT GGTGATCCGAGGGAGCGGTTTGAGTGGACCAATTCCTTCTGGAATTTCACTTCTGAAAAATCTCACTGACTT AACTATTACTGACTTGAATGGATCTGATTCACCTTTTCCACAACTTGAAAATATgtcaaagttgtcaatgtt AGTGTTGAGAAGTTGCTATATCATTGGAGCAATGCCCAAGGATCTTGGAAAGTTAATTAATCTGAAATGGAT AgacctcaacaacaacaaattaagTGGACCAATCCCGGCAAGCTTCCGTGATCGACAGAACGTGAAAATGCT ATTTTTATCTGGGAATCAGTTGACGGGGTCGGTGCCTGACTGGATAGATAAACCAAACTCTGT AGACCTGTCATATAATAACTTCACTATAACAAACTCTGAGCAGCAGGCTTGTCAGCAAAGAAATGT GAACATGTTTGCATCTTATTTGAAGGGAAACAGCTT AGGAAATATTTCCTGTTTGGAAAACTATCAATGTCCTACAA CTTGGTACTCTCTCTATATAAATTGTGGTGGAAAGAGCATAACGTTTGGAAATAAGACATATGATGATGATTCAAATGACATGGGACTAGCAAGGTATCGTCAATTAGGAACAAACTGGGCACTTATAACTTCGGGTAAATTCTTTGGTAGCAACCACGCTGACTACTACAAATGGTCTAATGCAACAAAGCTTTCTGTCATCAACGATCCTGAACTTTACATGGATGCACGTGTTTCTCCAAATTCTCTAAATTATTATGGATTCTGCCTTGGAAATGGAAACTACACTGTAAATCTCCATTTTGCAGAAATAATGTTCAGTGATGATAAAACATTTAGCAGCATTGGAAGACGTGTGTTTGACATCTACATTCAG AGAAAGTTGGTGGAGAAGGATTTCGATATTGCAAAAGAGGCAGGTGGAGTTGGCAAGGCAGTCGTTAAAAGTTTTACTGCTACTGTGACTAGTAATGGGTTGGAGATTCGCTTATATTGGGCTGGAAAAGGAACAACTACTATCCCATTTGGATCAGTATATGGTCCTCTTATATCAGCTATATCAGTTGATCATA ACTTTACACCTCCGTCGGAAAATAATAGAAGCATTCCTGTAGGGGTTGAGGCTGCCATTGTGGTTGTAGGAGCAATTGTTATCATCTTTGTAATTAGCATAATATGGTGGAAGGGATGTTTAACACAAAAGTGTTTAGGGGGGAGAG GGAAAAAGAGTTTTGCTTCAGAAAGTGGCTTATTGACCTTACGGCAAATCAAAGTAGCAACAAACAACTTTGATGAATCCTTCAAGATTGGAGAAGGAGGATTTGGCCCGGTTTACAAG GGAGTTCTGCCAGATGGCACAATAGTAGCGATTAAGCAGCTATCTTCTAAATCAACTCAAGGATCTCGTGAATTTATTAATGAGATAGGCATGATTTCTACTTTACAACACCCTAATCTTGTTAAGCTTTATGGCTTCTGTATGGAAGATGATCAGTTGTTGTTGATATATGAATACATGGAAAACAATAGCCTTGCTCATGCTTTATTTG CCAAGAAACAAGACCTAGAAAATCGTCAATTGAGATTGGATTGGAAAACGAGGAAGAGGATTTGTATTGATATATCTAAAGGTTTAGCCTACCTTCACGGAGAGTCAAAAATAAAGATCATTCATAGGGACATCAAGGCCACTAATGTATTGCTAGATAAAGACCTCAACCCCAAGATATCTGATTTTGGTTTGGCAAAACTCAATGAAGATGACAAAACCCACATGAACACCAGAATAGCTGGCACTTA TGGATACATGGCTCCTGAGTATGCTATGCATGGTTATTTGACGGAAAAAGCAGATGTTTATAGTTTTGGAATCGTTGTGTTGGAAATTGTTAGCGGAACAAGCAACACCGTTATCCATCCTCAGGAGGAATGCTTCTCTCTTCTTGATTGG GTGCACCTTTTGAAGGAAAAAGATAACCTAATGGAGCTCGTTGATCAGAGATTGGGCGGAGACTTCAAGAAAGAGGAGGTAACGACGATGATCAATGTGGCTCTTGTATGCACTAGTTTTTCTCCATCGCTCAGGCCCTCCATGTCTTTAGTAGTTAGCATGCTTGAAGGAAGAACAGATGTTCAAGAAGTGGTAGCAGAATCAACTGAGGTATTGGATGATAAGAAGTATAAGGTGATGCAACAATACTACAAACAGAGGGGAGAAAGTAGCACAAGTGAAGTTCAAAGCGTCACAACAGATGAATCTAATGCCCTTATTTCTGATACAGATTCTTCATACTGGGAACCAAGAAATAATCAAAGCTATAAAACTATGTAA
- the LOC131620425 gene encoding probable leucine-rich repeat receptor-like serine/threonine-protein kinase At3g14840 isoform X5, with protein MGCSYSLPTMAFFFFFRLFLLLPFFFHSFSLGATLHDDEVKALIDIAKTLGKNDWNFSVDPCSGRNNWISTTQSPGFENAVTCNCSFQNNTLCHVVSVVLKAQNLSGTLPPDLVRLPFLQEIDLTLNYLNGTIPKELATLSLVNISFYGNRLSGPIPKEFGNIPSLRSLLLSSNNFTGVLPATFAKLTALKQFQFSGAIPNFIQNWKNLEMLVIRGSGLSGPIPSGISLLKNLTDLTITDLNGSDSPFPQLENMSKLSMLVLRSCYIIGAMPKDLGKLINLKWIDLNNNKLSGPIPASFRDRQNVKMLFLSGNQLTGSVPDWIDKPNSVDLSYNNFTITNSEQQACQQRNVNMFASYLKGNSLGNISCLENYQCPTTWYSLYINCGGKSITFGNKTYDDDSNDMGLARYRQLGTNWALITSGKFFGSNHADYYKWSNATKLSVINDPELYMDARVSPNSLNYYGFCLGNGNYTVNLHFAEIMFSDDKTFSSIGRRVFDIYIQRKLVEKDFDIAKEAGGVGKAVVKSFTATVTSNGLEIRLYWAGKGTTTIPFGSVYGPLISAISVDHNFTPPSENNRSIPVGVEAAIVVVGAIVIIFVISIIWWKGCLTQKCLGGRGKKSFASESGLLTLRQIKVATNNFDESFKIGEGGFGPVYKGVLPDGTIVAIKQLSSKSTQGSREFINEIGMISTLQHPNLVKLYGFCMEDDQLLLIYEYMENNSLAHALFAKKQDLENRQLRLDWKTRKRICIDISKGLAYLHGESKIKIIHRDIKATNVLLDKDLNPKISDFGLAKLNEDDKTHMNTRIAGTYGYMAPEYAMHGYLTEKADVYSFGIVVLEIVSGTSNTVIHPQEECFSLLDWVHLLKEKDNLMELVDQRLGGDFKKEEVTTMINVALVCTSFSPSLRPSMSLVVSMLEGRTDVQEVVAESTEVLDDKKYKVMQQYYKQRGESSTSEVQSVTTDESNALISDTDSSYWEPRNNQSYKTM; from the exons ATGGGATGCTCTTATTCATTACCAACAAtggctttctttttcttcttccgtCTCTTTTTACTCCTTCCTTTCTTCTTTCATTCGTTTTCTCTCGGAGCCACTCTTCACGACGATGAAG TGAAAGCTTTGATAGACATAGCCAAAACACTTGGGAAGAATGATTGGAACTTCAGTGTAGATCCATGTAGTGGAAGGAACAACTGGATATCGACAACTCAATCACCAGGTTTTGAAAATGCTGTTACTTGCAATTGCTCTTTTCAAAATAACACTCTCTGCCATGTTGTTAGCGT TGTCCTCAAAGCACAAAACCTTTCTGGTACTCTTCCACCTGATCTTGTGAGGTTGCCTTTTCTCCAAGAAAT TGACCTAACCCTCAACTATCTTAATGGAACAATCCCTAAAGAATTGGCTACATTAAGTCTTGTAAACAT TTCCTTCTATGGAAATCGTCTATCCGGTCCAATTCCAAAGGAGTTTGGAAACATCCCCTCTCTCAGAAGCTT GCTTCTTTCCTCCAACAACTTCACTGGAGTGTTACCTGCAACATTTGCTAAGCTCACTGCATTGAAGCAATT TCAATTCTCTGGAGCAATACCCAACTTTATACAGAACTGGAAAAATCTTGAGATGCT GGTGATCCGAGGGAGCGGTTTGAGTGGACCAATTCCTTCTGGAATTTCACTTCTGAAAAATCTCACTGACTT AACTATTACTGACTTGAATGGATCTGATTCACCTTTTCCACAACTTGAAAATATgtcaaagttgtcaatgtt AGTGTTGAGAAGTTGCTATATCATTGGAGCAATGCCCAAGGATCTTGGAAAGTTAATTAATCTGAAATGGAT AgacctcaacaacaacaaattaagTGGACCAATCCCGGCAAGCTTCCGTGATCGACAGAACGTGAAAATGCT ATTTTTATCTGGGAATCAGTTGACGGGGTCGGTGCCTGACTGGATAGATAAACCAAACTCTGT AGACCTGTCATATAATAACTTCACTATAACAAACTCTGAGCAGCAGGCTTGTCAGCAAAGAAATGT GAACATGTTTGCATCTTATTTGAAGGGAAACAGCTT AGGAAATATTTCCTGTTTGGAAAACTATCAATGTCCTACAA CTTGGTACTCTCTCTATATAAATTGTGGTGGAAAGAGCATAACGTTTGGAAATAAGACATATGATGATGATTCAAATGACATGGGACTAGCAAGGTATCGTCAATTAGGAACAAACTGGGCACTTATAACTTCGGGTAAATTCTTTGGTAGCAACCACGCTGACTACTACAAATGGTCTAATGCAACAAAGCTTTCTGTCATCAACGATCCTGAACTTTACATGGATGCACGTGTTTCTCCAAATTCTCTAAATTATTATGGATTCTGCCTTGGAAATGGAAACTACACTGTAAATCTCCATTTTGCAGAAATAATGTTCAGTGATGATAAAACATTTAGCAGCATTGGAAGACGTGTGTTTGACATCTACATTCAG AGAAAGTTGGTGGAGAAGGATTTCGATATTGCAAAAGAGGCAGGTGGAGTTGGCAAGGCAGTCGTTAAAAGTTTTACTGCTACTGTGACTAGTAATGGGTTGGAGATTCGCTTATATTGGGCTGGAAAAGGAACAACTACTATCCCATTTGGATCAGTATATGGTCCTCTTATATCAGCTATATCAGTTGATCATA ACTTTACACCTCCGTCGGAAAATAATAGAAGCATTCCTGTAGGGGTTGAGGCTGCCATTGTGGTTGTAGGAGCAATTGTTATCATCTTTGTAATTAGCATAATATGGTGGAAGGGATGTTTAACACAAAAGTGTTTAGGGGGGAGAG GGAAAAAGAGTTTTGCTTCAGAAAGTGGCTTATTGACCTTACGGCAAATCAAAGTAGCAACAAACAACTTTGATGAATCCTTCAAGATTGGAGAAGGAGGATTTGGCCCGGTTTACAAG GGAGTTCTGCCAGATGGCACAATAGTAGCGATTAAGCAGCTATCTTCTAAATCAACTCAAGGATCTCGTGAATTTATTAATGAGATAGGCATGATTTCTACTTTACAACACCCTAATCTTGTTAAGCTTTATGGCTTCTGTATGGAAGATGATCAGTTGTTGTTGATATATGAATACATGGAAAACAATAGCCTTGCTCATGCTTTATTTG CCAAGAAACAAGACCTAGAAAATCGTCAATTGAGATTGGATTGGAAAACGAGGAAGAGGATTTGTATTGATATATCTAAAGGTTTAGCCTACCTTCACGGAGAGTCAAAAATAAAGATCATTCATAGGGACATCAAGGCCACTAATGTATTGCTAGATAAAGACCTCAACCCCAAGATATCTGATTTTGGTTTGGCAAAACTCAATGAAGATGACAAAACCCACATGAACACCAGAATAGCTGGCACTTA TGGATACATGGCTCCTGAGTATGCTATGCATGGTTATTTGACGGAAAAAGCAGATGTTTATAGTTTTGGAATCGTTGTGTTGGAAATTGTTAGCGGAACAAGCAACACCGTTATCCATCCTCAGGAGGAATGCTTCTCTCTTCTTGATTGG GTGCACCTTTTGAAGGAAAAAGATAACCTAATGGAGCTCGTTGATCAGAGATTGGGCGGAGACTTCAAGAAAGAGGAGGTAACGACGATGATCAATGTGGCTCTTGTATGCACTAGTTTTTCTCCATCGCTCAGGCCCTCCATGTCTTTAGTAGTTAGCATGCTTGAAGGAAGAACAGATGTTCAAGAAGTGGTAGCAGAATCAACTGAGGTATTGGATGATAAGAAGTATAAGGTGATGCAACAATACTACAAACAGAGGGGAGAAAGTAGCACAAGTGAAGTTCAAAGCGTCACAACAGATGAATCTAATGCCCTTATTTCTGATACAGATTCTTCATACTGGGAACCAAGAAATAATCAAAGCTATAAAACTATGTAA